The following proteins are encoded in a genomic region of Streptomyces collinus Tu 365:
- a CDS encoding TetR/AcrR family transcriptional regulator — protein sequence MPRPRAFDERQVLERAREQFWATGYAGTRMDDIAQATGLGKGSLYGAFGDKAKLFHRVFGDWCTAVVEVAEGRLAGGPDAEALARLSEYVHLMAENTASDSERRGCLLAKGAAELAQQDPTVAARSAETMTALLTLLRTEISAAQRHGDIDSAADPERLAALLLTVVRGIEAVGKAGLDPETLRNVADTALAVLPVPEGQKRLATGRSAAREN from the coding sequence ATGCCGAGACCACGCGCCTTCGACGAACGCCAAGTCCTGGAGCGGGCCCGGGAACAGTTCTGGGCGACCGGCTACGCAGGAACCCGGATGGACGACATCGCCCAGGCGACCGGCCTGGGCAAGGGCAGCCTGTACGGCGCGTTCGGCGACAAGGCCAAGCTGTTCCACCGTGTATTTGGCGACTGGTGCACCGCAGTCGTCGAGGTGGCCGAAGGGCGTCTGGCAGGCGGCCCGGATGCAGAGGCCTTGGCCCGACTGTCGGAATACGTGCACCTCATGGCGGAGAACACCGCCTCCGACAGCGAGCGCCGCGGGTGCCTGTTGGCCAAGGGCGCGGCGGAACTGGCCCAGCAGGATCCGACGGTCGCCGCACGGTCGGCCGAGACCATGACGGCACTGCTGACCCTGCTGCGAACGGAGATCAGCGCCGCCCAGCGCCACGGCGACATCGACAGCGCCGCGGATCCGGAGCGGCTGGCGGCACTGCTGCTGACGGTGGTCCGCGGTATCGAGGCGGTAGGCAAGGCCGGCCTGGATCCGGAGACGCTGCGGAACGTTGCAGACACCGCACTCGCGGTCCTGCCCGTGCCCGAGGGGCAGAAACGCCTCGCAACCGGGCGCAGTGCGGCCCGTGAGAACTAA
- a CDS encoding transcriptional regulator: MDRLRYGNAWEVGGAVSTEDDVEQFAALLRRLKDRTDRSYGSLARRLGMNTSTLHRYCAGQAVPQDYVPVERLAAFCGATPEERLDLHRLWLLAVMARQRPRAGEEAAEQTKTEGAPGPTGDGRASGPDSRTAARAGGSTRSLGGGADGIAAPEASGPGSCESTAQCDAVRSTGRPWYRRRRTVAGTATATVLLVTLGSMSALSADRSHDNSAKAPGQSRTTGTGTSHHPQATAVSPSRSRSPESPSAGVRASGSPESKDRSSAGTKSDAPVPTGVPLAWTADSQIWDGGCGHDYVIGKEPAQVPPPPVEQDAGVWAATQQAVPGRQTMVQISVQGKSSTTVVLAALRVRIVSRGTPVTGNAYAMGQGCGSDLPPRNFSVNLDVDRPIAHARPGNDSGNSVPAVQFPYRVSAEDPEVLQVTATTEAYDCAWYLELDWSSQGRTGTVRIDDHGHPFRTSSIKGLPHYWYGTNDHGVRQWVPTDA, from the coding sequence ATGGATCGCCTGAGATACGGGAACGCGTGGGAGGTTGGGGGAGCGGTGTCGACCGAGGACGACGTCGAGCAGTTCGCGGCGCTGCTGCGCCGGCTGAAGGACCGCACGGACCGGAGCTACGGCTCACTGGCCCGCCGTCTCGGCATGAACACCTCCACGCTGCACCGCTACTGCGCGGGACAGGCGGTCCCGCAGGACTACGTCCCGGTGGAGCGGTTGGCTGCCTTCTGCGGAGCAACACCGGAGGAACGCCTCGATCTGCACCGCCTGTGGCTGCTCGCGGTGATGGCACGACAGAGGCCGAGGGCGGGGGAGGAGGCAGCGGAGCAGACAAAGACCGAGGGGGCACCGGGGCCGACAGGGGACGGGCGGGCTTCGGGTCCGGACAGCCGGACAGCGGCGCGTGCGGGTGGCAGCACGCGCAGTCTGGGTGGCGGCGCCGACGGCATCGCCGCTCCCGAGGCTTCCGGACCGGGCAGTTGCGAGTCGACGGCCCAGTGCGATGCGGTCCGCTCAACTGGACGGCCCTGGTACCGCCGTCGTCGTACCGTCGCCGGCACAGCCACGGCCACCGTACTGCTGGTGACGCTGGGCAGTATGTCGGCGCTGTCGGCCGACCGGTCTCACGACAACTCCGCCAAGGCCCCCGGTCAGTCCCGCACGACAGGAACCGGCACGTCACACCACCCGCAGGCCACTGCGGTCAGCCCCTCCCGCAGCCGTTCTCCGGAGTCGCCCTCCGCAGGAGTACGGGCTTCAGGGAGCCCCGAGTCGAAGGACCGATCGTCGGCTGGGACGAAGAGCGACGCCCCCGTGCCAACCGGTGTACCGCTCGCGTGGACCGCCGACTCGCAGATCTGGGACGGCGGTTGCGGGCACGACTACGTCATCGGCAAGGAGCCGGCCCAGGTGCCCCCGCCGCCGGTAGAACAGGACGCCGGAGTGTGGGCAGCGACGCAGCAGGCGGTACCTGGGCGGCAGACGATGGTGCAGATCTCGGTACAGGGGAAGTCGTCCACGACCGTGGTCCTCGCTGCCCTCCGGGTACGTATCGTCAGCCGCGGCACCCCGGTCACGGGCAACGCGTACGCCATGGGCCAGGGCTGCGGCAGTGATCTGCCGCCCCGGAACTTCTCCGTGAACCTGGACGTCGACCGCCCGATCGCCCATGCGCGCCCCGGCAACGACAGCGGAAACTCCGTCCCCGCGGTTCAGTTCCCCTACCGCGTCTCCGCCGAGGACCCGGAGGTGCTGCAGGTCACCGCGACGACCGAGGCATACGACTGCGCCTGGTACCTGGAACTGGACTGGTCCTCGCAGGGCCGCACCGGCACGGTCCGCATCGACGACCACGGCCACCCCTTCCGCACCAGCAGCATCAAGGGCCTGCCCCACTACTGGTACGGCACGAACGACCACGGTGTGCGTCAGTGGGTACCCACCGACGCTTGA
- a CDS encoding alpha/beta fold hydrolase: MFEEFSTRTVRTSEASIFVRYGGEGPPLLLLHGHPRTSATWHRVAPVLVRRGFSVVCPDLRGYGRSRGPAPTLDHVPHAKRAVAKDMVEVMQTLGHQRFGLVGHDRGAAVALRLVLDHPSAVTRVAFLDGLPLSEHLTRADARFATAWWHWFFFAQPEIPERVINADPDAWYRGDPEAMGQENHDEWRTATRNPDVVRAMLEDYRAGLTVDRQHEEADRARGTRIDCPVLVLWSLRDDLEDLYGDPRTIWRDWADDVRGHGIDAGHHVAEEAPGPLSAALGGFFNG, translated from the coding sequence GTGTTCGAGGAGTTTTCCACCAGGACGGTGCGCACCAGTGAGGCATCCATTTTCGTTCGATACGGGGGCGAGGGCCCGCCTCTTCTGTTGTTGCATGGCCACCCGCGTACGTCGGCGACATGGCACCGGGTCGCGCCCGTCCTGGTGCGGCGCGGTTTCAGCGTCGTCTGCCCCGACCTGCGTGGGTACGGACGCTCCCGCGGTCCGGCGCCCACTCTGGATCACGTTCCGCACGCCAAGCGCGCCGTTGCCAAGGACATGGTCGAGGTCATGCAAACGCTCGGGCATCAGCGCTTCGGTCTCGTCGGTCACGACCGAGGGGCTGCCGTGGCGCTCCGCCTGGTGCTGGACCACCCGTCCGCGGTGACCCGGGTGGCGTTCCTGGACGGCCTGCCCCTGAGCGAGCACCTGACCCGTGCGGATGCCCGGTTCGCCACCGCATGGTGGCACTGGTTCTTCTTCGCACAGCCAGAGATCCCCGAACGCGTCATCAACGCTGATCCCGACGCCTGGTACCGCGGAGACCCCGAAGCCATGGGGCAGGAGAATCACGACGAGTGGCGAACCGCCACCCGCAATCCAGACGTCGTCCGCGCCATGCTGGAGGACTACCGCGCCGGGCTCACCGTGGACCGCCAACACGAGGAGGCGGACCGCGCCCGAGGGACGCGGATAGACTGCCCCGTCCTGGTCCTGTGGTCCTTGCGAGACGATCTCGAGGACCTGTACGGCGACCCGCGTACCATCTGGCGCGACTGGGCCGACGACGTCCGAGGCCACGGCATCGACGCCGGCCATCATGTGGCCGAGGAAGCCCCCGGCCCCCTCTCCGCCGCCCTGGGCGGCTTCTTCAACGGCTGA
- a CDS encoding carboxymuconolactone decarboxylase family protein, whose protein sequence is MYTDPDDLKRARSVGANAPVEFAAWRAFQDAVDREDGAVPRRYRELISVAVALVTQCAYCLDVHTAAARRHGVTAEELAETAFVTAAVRAGGTLAHALMADRLYEEHGH, encoded by the coding sequence GTGTACACGGACCCCGACGATCTCAAGCGCGCTCGTTCGGTCGGCGCCAATGCCCCGGTGGAGTTCGCGGCCTGGCGCGCCTTCCAGGACGCCGTCGACCGGGAGGACGGTGCGGTCCCGCGGCGCTACCGCGAGCTGATCTCCGTGGCGGTGGCGTTGGTGACCCAGTGCGCGTACTGCCTCGACGTGCACACCGCCGCCGCCCGCCGACACGGGGTGACCGCCGAGGAACTGGCCGAGACCGCCTTCGTCACCGCCGCGGTCCGCGCGGGCGGAACCCTGGCCCATGCACTCATGGCCGACCGCCTCTACGAGGAGCATGGCCACTAG
- a CDS encoding LysR family transcriptional regulator: MDLRALRCFVAVAEEGHFGRAAARLHLAQPPLSRRIRELEADLGCRLFERIPTGARLTPAGEVLLAEARDLLERAERARERVRGAESERVLVLGTVAGAGLDVGAAALSALRRERPGLRVRLREAPITDPSAGLREARVDLALTRLPFDTSGLTVRLLGEEPLVAALPADDTLAGRPRLHVAELAGRPRFRLPPGTDARWRAYWLGAPDDVPGPVVSSLEECLHAVLWEGTVGLLPAGAALRHARPGIAFVPVDGHAPSRIVTARRATTPDPRAEALAQALTAAFARRPPADLAQ; the protein is encoded by the coding sequence ATGGACCTGCGGGCACTACGCTGCTTCGTCGCCGTGGCCGAGGAGGGCCACTTCGGCCGGGCCGCGGCGCGCCTGCATCTGGCACAGCCGCCGCTGAGCCGCCGGATCCGGGAGCTTGAGGCAGACCTCGGGTGCCGGCTGTTCGAGCGGATCCCGACCGGCGCCCGACTCACCCCGGCCGGCGAGGTGCTACTCGCGGAGGCGCGGGACCTGCTGGAGCGCGCCGAGCGCGCCCGTGAACGGGTCCGGGGCGCCGAGTCCGAGCGGGTTCTGGTCCTCGGTACGGTCGCGGGCGCCGGGTTGGACGTCGGCGCGGCGGCGCTGTCCGCGCTGCGGCGGGAGCGGCCGGGGTTGCGGGTGAGGCTGCGCGAGGCGCCGATCACCGATCCGAGCGCGGGCCTGCGCGAGGCCCGGGTGGACCTGGCGCTGACCCGCCTGCCCTTCGACACCTCTGGCCTGACGGTCCGCCTGCTCGGCGAGGAGCCGCTCGTGGCCGCTCTGCCGGCGGACGACACTCTGGCGGGCCGCCCGCGGCTGCACGTCGCCGAACTCGCCGGTCGGCCGCGCTTCCGGCTGCCGCCGGGTACGGACGCACGGTGGCGTGCGTACTGGCTCGGCGCCCCGGACGACGTGCCGGGTCCGGTGGTGTCCTCCCTTGAGGAATGCCTGCACGCCGTCCTCTGGGAGGGCACGGTCGGCCTGCTCCCGGCCGGCGCGGCACTGCGGCACGCCCGCCCCGGCATCGCCTTCGTCCCGGTCGACGGCCACGCACCGAGCCGCATCGTCACCGCCCGCCGCGCCACCACGCCCGACCCCCGGGCCGAGGCTCTCGCGCAGGCCCTCACCGCAGCCTTCGCCCGCCGCCCGCCCGCCGACCTCGCGCAGTAG
- a CDS encoding SDR family NAD(P)-dependent oxidoreductase, whose product MSGVLQEKVAVITGGTSGIGLAIAHRFVREGARVFVTGRDIDRLEAAVKELGPAATGVRSDVSNLADLDALYARVREQAGRIDVLVANAGIVADAALGAHTEANVDLTLAVNVKGPLFTVQKALPLLAENASIVVVGSSNSVRPNEQLEVYSASKAAVSNLVHNWARQSRERRFRVNVLSPGPTRTPGLLGAAGPAADQFAEATVPLGRLADAEEIAEAALFLASDASSFVTGAELFADGGYTRA is encoded by the coding sequence ATGTCAGGCGTGCTGCAGGAAAAGGTGGCCGTGATCACCGGAGGGACCAGCGGGATCGGGCTGGCCATCGCCCACCGTTTCGTCCGGGAGGGCGCACGGGTCTTCGTGACCGGCCGGGACATCGACCGCCTCGAGGCGGCAGTCAAGGAGTTGGGCCCTGCGGCCACCGGCGTACGATCCGACGTCTCGAACCTGGCCGACCTGGACGCGCTCTACGCGCGAGTCCGCGAGCAGGCCGGACGCATCGACGTGCTGGTGGCCAACGCGGGAATCGTCGCGGACGCCGCGCTCGGCGCCCACACCGAGGCGAACGTCGACCTGACCCTCGCCGTCAACGTCAAGGGCCCACTGTTCACCGTTCAGAAGGCACTCCCGCTGCTGGCGGAGAACGCCTCCATCGTGGTCGTCGGCTCGAGCAACAGCGTGCGGCCCAATGAGCAACTCGAGGTCTACAGCGCCTCGAAGGCGGCGGTGAGCAACCTCGTGCACAACTGGGCCCGGCAGTCACGGGAGCGGCGATTCCGGGTCAACGTGCTCAGCCCGGGACCCACGCGGACCCCTGGCCTGCTGGGCGCCGCAGGGCCGGCCGCCGACCAGTTCGCCGAGGCCACCGTGCCACTGGGGAGGCTGGCCGACGCCGAGGAAATCGCCGAGGCCGCCCTCTTCCTGGCTTCGGACGCCTCGTCGTTCGTCACCGGCGCCGAACTCTTCGCCGACGGCGGCTACACCCGGGCCTGA
- the casB gene encoding type I-E CRISPR-associated protein Cse2/CasB, producing the protein MARAEDALHVALTLYALHQQSRRTGMYQADRPDRRRGLGAAVRRMMKPGEIAPPIHKRLGRAGTAADLTTCAQRLRDIVVLLRLEDIELDHALPAGQLYTGQRPGGADTVRRERGRSFHTWHDKPTGRPAAAADRATTDTTATTYTDKDAS; encoded by the coding sequence CTGGCCAGGGCCGAGGACGCCCTGCATGTCGCCCTCACCCTCTACGCACTGCACCAGCAGTCCCGCCGCACCGGCATGTACCAGGCCGACCGGCCGGACCGCCGCCGCGGCCTGGGCGCCGCGGTGCGCCGGATGATGAAACCCGGCGAGATCGCACCCCCCATCCACAAACGCCTGGGCCGCGCCGGCACCGCCGCCGACCTGACCACCTGCGCCCAGCGGCTGCGCGACATCGTCGTCCTGCTGCGCCTCGAAGACATCGAACTCGACCACGCGTTGCCCGCCGGACAGCTCTACACCGGGCAGCGGCCCGGCGGCGCGGACACCGTCCGCAGGGAACGGGGCCGCTCCTTCCACACCTGGCACGACAAGCCCACCGGCCGCCCTGCCGCTGCCGCCGACCGCGCCACCACGGACACCACCGCCACCACGTACACCGACAAGGACGCCTCGTGA